The window AGATTGTCGCTGCAACCCACTGTGTGGAATCAGCTTGCGGCACCTTCAGCTGAAGTTTAGCCGGACACTAGTGACCCTCCCCCAGTCTTTTTTGGGGGAGGGTGGGCCGGTGGTGCCGGCCCGGGTGGGGGCCGCCCCGGGCTCCGCAACCCGCACCGAACCACCCGCACCGGAACAGAAAAGCCCCGCCGATCAATGATCGGCGGGGCTTCCGGACGGTACGGCGCGCGGCTACTGCGCGGCGGCCGCGGCGAGCCGGTCCAGCATCTTGCGCACTTCCTCAACCACGCGGCGCGGCTCGATGGGCTTGGCCAGGTACCCCTCGCACCCGGCCTCCGCGGCGCGCTGGCGGTCCTCGGCCATGGCGTGCGCGGTGAGCGCGATCACGGGAATGTGCGCGGTTTCCATGTCGGCCTTCAGGCGGCGCGTGGCCTCCCAGCCGTCGATCCCCGGCATGGCGACGTCCATCAGGATCACCGCGGGCCTCCGCTCACGCGCGAGACGAATGCCGTCCTCGCCGTTGGCGGCCTCGATGACGTCGATGCCCACATGGCGAAGGATGGTCGTATAGATAGTACGATTGTCCTCGT is drawn from Longimicrobium terrae and contains these coding sequences:
- a CDS encoding response regulator, translated to MSSPTVLLVEDNEDNRTIYTTILRHVGIDVIEAANGEDGIRLARERRPAVILMDVAMPGIDGWEATRRLKADMETAHIPVIALTAHAMAEDRQRAAEAGCEGYLAKPIEPRRVVEEVRKMLDRLAAAAAQ